From Hyphomicrobiales bacterium 4NK60-0047b, one genomic window encodes:
- the murA gene encoding UDP-N-acetylglucosamine 1-carboxyvinyltransferase, whose translation MDKIEITGGNELNGQIQISGAKNAALPLMITSLLTPDTLTLKNVPNLRDVNQLKKILGNHGTDLTVEGKRANGNKYAGETYHLTARDIVDTTAPYEMVSTMRASFWVLGPILARCHEAKVSLPGGCAIGTRPVDLHLAGLEALGAQIELKDGYVIAKAPGGLKGGHVRFPKVSVGATINVLMAATLAKGETIIENAATEPEIGDVANCLVKMGAKIEGIGRKTMHIQGVENLEGAVHNVLPDRIETGTFMMAVAATGGEVELLGAVPETLTAAIEVLREAGVSITETPKGLLVKREGDSIKPVHIETQPHPGFPTDLQAQLMGLMTIADGRSVIRETIFENRFMHVQELARLGANISLNGDTAIVEGVKELRGAPVMATDLRASVSLVIAGLVAQGVTTVNRVYHLDRGFERIEEKLGNCGAQINRVSD comes from the coding sequence ATGGATAAAATTGAAATCACTGGTGGCAATGAACTCAATGGTCAGATTCAAATCAGCGGCGCAAAAAATGCAGCCCTCCCATTGATGATCACCAGTTTGCTCACTCCAGACACACTCACATTAAAAAACGTTCCAAACCTAAGAGACGTCAATCAACTCAAAAAAATTCTGGGTAACCACGGTACAGACCTAACTGTTGAAGGTAAACGCGCCAATGGTAACAAATATGCTGGTGAAACATATCATCTCACAGCAAGAGATATTGTCGACACAACAGCCCCCTATGAAATGGTCTCAACCATGCGCGCAAGTTTTTGGGTACTTGGCCCCATTCTAGCACGTTGCCATGAAGCAAAAGTATCCTTGCCTGGTGGCTGCGCTATCGGCACACGCCCTGTTGATCTTCACTTAGCTGGGTTAGAAGCACTCGGCGCACAGATCGAACTCAAAGATGGTTATGTCATCGCAAAAGCCCCCGGCGGTCTAAAAGGCGGACATGTTCGCTTTCCAAAAGTCTCTGTTGGCGCCACCATCAATGTTCTCATGGCTGCCACCTTAGCCAAAGGTGAAACAATTATTGAAAACGCCGCAACTGAGCCAGAAATCGGTGACGTTGCAAATTGCCTTGTTAAAATGGGGGCCAAAATTGAAGGTATCGGTCGCAAAACCATGCACATTCAGGGCGTTGAAAATCTAGAAGGCGCTGTTCATAACGTTCTGCCAGATAGAATTGAAACAGGCACCTTCATGATGGCTGTTGCTGCAACTGGCGGCGAAGTTGAACTTCTGGGCGCTGTTCCAGAGACTTTAACAGCCGCCATCGAAGTGCTACGTGAAGCTGGTGTATCAATAACCGAAACACCCAAGGGCTTATTGGTCAAACGCGAAGGTGACAGTATCAAACCAGTTCACATTGAAACCCAACCCCATCCTGGTTTCCCAACTGATTTACAAGCTCAGCTTATGGGCCTCATGACCATAGCTGATGGCCGCTCGGTTATTCGAGAAACAATTTTTGAAAATCGCTTCATGCATGTGCAAGAGCTCGCCCGTCTTGGTGCGAATATCAGCCTGAATGGCGACACAGCCATCGTCGAAGGTGTAAAAGAATTACGCGGCGCTCCCGTCATGGCAACTGATCTTAGGGCCTCAGTCTCACTTGTCATAGCTGGCTTGGTTGCGCAAGGTGTAACAACCGTCAACCGAGTATATCACTTGGATCGCGGCTTTGAACGTATTGAAGAAAAACTCGGTAATTGCGGCGCACAAATCAATCGCGTAAGCGACTAA
- a CDS encoding DUF2948 family protein — MSETSKPLKLIALDASDLEVISAHCQDAVLRLDDIGYVKKNRRFAIILNRFDWETALKAGKDHQLRRRRTALRFECVDQAEHINLKSKQKDHALKLLAINFEEKDAPSGILSLIFSGDCEIKLTVECIEIELNDLGAMWETKNLPDHKL, encoded by the coding sequence ATGTCAGAGACATCAAAACCTTTAAAACTCATCGCCCTTGATGCAAGTGATTTAGAAGTCATTTCTGCTCATTGTCAGGATGCTGTTTTACGTCTCGATGATATTGGCTATGTGAAGAAAAATCGCCGGTTCGCAATCATCCTCAATCGCTTTGATTGGGAAACAGCACTAAAAGCTGGCAAGGACCATCAATTAAGACGGCGGCGCACAGCCCTGCGTTTCGAATGTGTTGACCAAGCTGAGCATATCAACCTCAAATCGAAACAAAAAGATCATGCTCTAAAACTACTCGCAATAAACTTTGAAGAAAAAGACGCACCATCTGGTATTTTATCGCTTATTTTTTCTGGAGATTGTGAAATAAAACTAACCGTTGAATGTATTGAGATAGAACTCAATGATCTGGGCGCTATGTGGGAAACAAAAAATCTGCCTGATCATAAATTATAA
- the hisD gene encoding histidinol dehydrogenase — protein sequence MVARLNNQNTEFEQQFQTLLNAKRESAADVNEAVSDIIKNVRSNGDNALYELTERFDKQDLRTSGLAITSEEIEEAIKNVAPETMQALELAAERIESHHKKQKPDNQRYTDELGVELGYRWSPVSAAGLYVPGGTASYPSSVLMNAIPAKVAGVERLVMVVPTPNGITNPLVLAAAKLAGITEIYRIGGAQAIAALTYGTETINPVDKIVGPGNAYVAAAKRQVFGTVGIDMIAGPSEVLIIADKNNNPDWVAADLLAQAEHDIAAQSILITDAPDLASEVEKAVEAQLKTLPRKEIAEKAWQDFGGIILVDDLEKAAELSDRLAPEHLELALDDPEVMFEKIKHAGAVFIGHHTPEAIGDYVGGSNHVLPTARSARFSSGLNVLDFMKKTTILKCSAEGLRALGPSAITLAEAEGLGGHARSVSIRMN from the coding sequence ATGGTAGCGCGCCTCAACAACCAAAACACTGAGTTTGAACAACAATTTCAAACCCTTTTGAACGCCAAACGCGAAAGTGCTGCAGATGTAAATGAAGCCGTAAGCGACATTATCAAAAACGTACGCTCCAATGGCGACAATGCTCTATATGAGCTTACCGAGCGCTTTGACAAACAAGATTTAAGAACGTCCGGCCTTGCTATCACGAGTGAAGAAATTGAAGAGGCGATTAAAAACGTCGCCCCAGAAACAATGCAAGCCCTTGAGCTCGCTGCAGAGCGAATTGAAAGCCATCACAAAAAACAAAAACCTGATAATCAAAGATACACAGATGAACTCGGCGTTGAACTCGGATATCGCTGGAGCCCCGTCAGTGCGGCCGGTCTTTATGTACCAGGCGGCACAGCCTCTTACCCAAGTTCAGTATTAATGAATGCCATCCCCGCCAAAGTCGCCGGCGTTGAAAGATTAGTTATGGTTGTCCCCACACCGAATGGCATCACCAATCCACTTGTGCTGGCCGCTGCCAAATTAGCTGGAATTACAGAAATTTACCGCATTGGTGGCGCTCAAGCCATAGCTGCCTTAACCTATGGAACTGAAACCATAAACCCGGTTGATAAAATCGTCGGGCCGGGCAACGCATATGTGGCGGCAGCAAAACGACAAGTTTTCGGCACCGTAGGCATAGATATGATCGCCGGCCCTTCAGAAGTTTTAATCATTGCTGATAAAAACAATAACCCAGATTGGGTCGCAGCTGACTTGCTGGCACAAGCTGAACATGACATCGCTGCCCAATCTATTTTAATTACTGATGCCCCAGACCTCGCTTCGGAAGTTGAAAAAGCGGTAGAAGCTCAGTTAAAAACTCTGCCACGTAAAGAGATCGCCGAAAAAGCCTGGCAAGATTTTGGCGGTATCATACTCGTTGATGATTTAGAAAAAGCAGCCGAACTTTCTGATCGCTTGGCACCAGAACACTTAGAGCTTGCCCTAGACGACCCGGAAGTCATGTTTGAAAAAATCAAGCATGCTGGTGCCGTATTTATCGGCCACCACACACCAGAGGCCATTGGAGATTATGTCGGCGGCTCAAACCATGTTTTACCAACAGCCAGATCTGCCCGTTTCTCATCTGGACTAAACGTCCTGGATTTTATGAAAAAAACAACAATTCTCAAATGTTCCGCTGAAGGATTAAGAGCCCTTGGGCCCTCAGCCATCACATTAGCCGAAGCTGAAGGGTTAGGCGGACACGCCCGTAGCGTATCGATTAGGATGAATTAA